The genomic window GCCAGCCCGAGGCCGTCGTGCACGACACCGGCGACACTCCCACCATCGCCAGCCTGGTGGCCTGGGCGAACGACGCAGACCTGGGCCGCACCGTCACCGCGGCCGACACGTTGAAGAACGTCCTGGTGAAAGTCCGTGAGCCGGGCGGGGATTGGGAGCTGTTGGCCATCGGCGTGCCCGGCGACCGCGAGGTCGACGACAAGCGGCTGGGCGCCGCTCTGGAGCCCGCCGAGTACGAGCTGCTCGGAGACGCCGATTTCGCCAGGTACCCGTTCCTGGTCAAGGGCTACATCGGGCCGAAGGCATTGCGGGACAACCAGGTTCGTTATCTGGTCGATCCGCGGGTGGTCGACGGCACCAGCTGGATCACCGGCGCCGACGCGCCGGGCCGGCATGTCGTCGGGCTGGTGGCCGGCCGCGACTTCACCGCCGACGGCACCATCGAGGCCGCCGAGGTGCGTGAGGGTGATCCCTCCCCGGACGGCGCCGGCCCGCTGGTGATGGCGCGCGGCATCGAGATCGGGCACATCTTCCAGCTCGGCCGCAAATACACCGACGCCTTCGCCGTCGACGTGCTCGGCGAGGACGGCAAGCCGGTGCGATTGACCATGGGCTCCTATGGAATTGGGGTTTCGCGCCTGGTCGCGGTCGTCGCCGAACAGCAGCACGACGAGCTGGGCCTGCGCTGGCCCGCGGAGATCGCGCCGTACGACGTGCACATGGTGATCGCCAACAAGGACGCCGAGGCGCGGGCCGGGGCCGCGGAGCTGGCCGCCGACCTGGATCGGCTGGGGCTGGCCGTGCTGCTCGATGATCGCCAGGCCTCGCCCGGCGTCAAGTTCAAGGACGCCGAGCTCCTGGGCATGCCGTGGGTCGTCGTCGTGGGACGCGGCTGGGCCGACGGCGTGGTGGAGTTGCGCGACCGCTTCGGCGGTCAAACGCGTGAGCTGCCGACCGGCGACACGCTGGCCACCGACATCGCCGCGGCCCTGGCGCGTTAGGGACGACGGTAGCGACGCGCTTCGCCCGGCCTTGCCGCGCTCGCGATCGCCACGCTGGCTATTCGTTGCCGCCGGGGAAAGTTGTCGTGATGGGCCAGGCGCCCAGCACCCGGTTCCACCGGGCAGCCATCACCGCGCTCTGCGTCAGGGCCGTCGAGGCGAACGCGCGGTCGCCGGCCGTCTCGGCGTGCTCGATCACGGCGCGCCAGGCCGTCGCCCCGTCGTTCTCCATCCGCACCGCCAGGCGGGCCGCGTCGGCCCCGCTGGCCACCAGCATCGGCAACTGGTAGCCGGCGGCCGCGATCGGTGCGGTGACCTTGCGGGCGGCCAGCATGGCGATGACGTCGTCGCGGCGCTGACGGTGCTGATTCAGCGCGTCCACCACCAGGTTGTTCACGCCGGGCGGCGACAGCGCCGAGACGATGCCGTAGCCGTAAATCGTCGAGTGTTCGACCGCCAGCGCCTCGCACAACGCCGCGCTGTCGGCATCCTTGGGAACCGGGGCGCGTTTCGGCGATGCGCCCGGGGTGGGTTCGGCCGAGGTCATGGCGTAGGACCCGGCGGCACCAGGGCAATCTGGTAGGACGCGGTGCAGGACGCGGCGATGGAGCCCAGCAGTCCGGCTCGATAGCCCGACGACGAAGCGACCAGGCGGCTGGCGCTTTCGGCCGCGGCCTTGAGCGCACTGATGACGTCGGACACCGGCGGTGGCGGCGGTGGCGTGCCCGACGGGGTGGGGCTGGCGCTCGGGCTGGCCGTCTCGCTCGTCGAGCTCGCGAGCTTGTTGGCGGCCCGGAAGATCTCGGTCGACAGGGCGCGCGCGTGTGCGGCACGTTGGGTCGCGACCACCGTCAGCGCGGCGGCGATCTGCGGTGCCAGGCCGCTGGCCGCCGCGGCCGCACCGGCCAGCGCGCTGTCATGTCGAGCCTGGTCCAACGGCCCCAGCAAGTCTTCGGTCGCGGGTTGTTTGGGCTTGGACTCGCCGCAGGCGGACGTCGCCACCCCGAGCGCAGCCAGGGCCGCGGTGCCGGCGAGCGCACCCCGCCTGGTGGTGACGAATGCTGGGCTGGACACGCCCAACATCCTGCCATCAGAACGGCGGGCTCCAACGATAGGCAGACGGTGGGCACGACGGCAGGACGTTGACCACCCGATCACGCCGTTCTGGGCAATTCCTGGCGTATCGTGAATAGTCGGTTCTCGCGGGACGGCCGGATTTGCGTCCCGCCGGACGCCGGAAGTTGCCCAGGAATGACCGGGGCGGCGACATCCGCCAGATGACCGGACAACTCAAGACGAGGAGCTCGCCGTGACCACCGGGCTACCTTCTGCGATGCAGGTGATCGAGCTACTGAGTGGAGAGTTCGCGCGCGCCGGCTACGAGATCGAAGACGTGGTCATCGACACCCGAGCCCGCCCGCCGCGGATCATGGTGGTCGCCGACGGGGACACGGCTCTCGATCTGGACACGATCGCGACGCTGTCGAGATCGGCCGCCACGTTGCTCGACGACTTGAATGACATCGACGACCGCTATGTACTCGAGGTCTCCTCGCCCGGCATCGACCGCCCCCTGACCACCGAGAAACACTTCCGCCGCGCCCGCGGCCGCAAGGTCGAACTGACGCTGTCGGACGGATCGGCGCTGACCGGCCGCATCGGTCGGACCCACCCCGGGGCGGTCTCGCTGGTGGTTCGCGCGGGTAGCAAGCTGGCCGTGCGTGCGATCCCGTTCGATGACATTACAAAAGCCGTTGTCCAGGTGGAGTTTTCGCCGCCGGCTCAGGCTGAGCTGGAACTGGCGACCAGGGATCGGGCCGACAGGACGGAGGCCGGGACATGAACCGCGCCGACGACGGTGCAAAGCGTAGCGATGAGAAGGAGCGGCGCTGATGAACATCGACATGGCCGCGCTGCACGCGATCGAGGTGGACCGGGGCATCTCGGTCAACGAGCTGCTCGAAACCATCAAATCCGCGTTGCTGACCGCCTACCGGCACACCCAGGGGCACCAGACCGACGCGCACATCGAGATCGATCGCAAGACCGGGGTGGTGCGGGTGATGGCCCGCGAGGTCGATGAGGACGGCAACGTCATCAGCGAATGGGACGACACCCCAGAGGGATTCGGCCGGATCGCCGCGACCACGGCGCGTCAGGTCATGCTGCAGCGGTTCCGCGACGCCGAAAACGAGCGCACTTACGGCGAGTTCTCCACCCGCGAGGGCGAAATCGTCGCGGGCGTTATCCAGCGCGACAGCCGGGCCAACGCCCGCGGGCTGGTCGTGGTGCGGATGGGCACCGAAACCAAGGCCTCCGAGGGTGTCATCCCGGCTGCCGAGCAGGTCCCCGGCGAAAGCTACGAGCACGGCAACCGGGTGCGTTGCTACGTGGTGGGGGTGACCCGCGGATCGCGTGAGCCGGTGATCACGCTGTCGCGGACGCACCCGAACCTGGTGCGCAAGCTCTTTTCGCTGGAAGTCCCCGAGATCGCGGACGGATCGGTCGAGATCGTGGCGGTGGCGCGCGAGGCCGGCCACCGATCCAAGATCGCGGTGCGGTCGAACGTCCCGGGGCTGAACGCCAAGGGCGCCTGCATCGGTCCGATGGGCCAACGCGTGCGCAACGTGATGAGCGAGCTGTCCGGGGAGAAGATCGACATCATCGACTACGACGAGGACCCCGCCCGTTTCGTCGCCAACGCCCTGTCGCCGGCCAAGGTGGTGTCGGTCTCGGTGATCGACCAGACCGCCCGCGCCGCCCGGGTGGTGGTTCCCGACTTCCAGTTGTCGCTGGCGATCGGCAAGGAGGGCCAGAACGCGCGGTTGGCCGCCCGGCTCACCGGGTGGCGCATCGACATCCGCGGCGATTCGCCGGAGCATCCGGAAAACCAGAGCGAACACGGCGCCGGCCACCAGGTCGCGCACGATCACTGACCTCAGCTGAGCGGCCGGTGCGGGCGGTTCTGGCCGGCGATCAAGTGACGCTAGACTGAGCCGTGATCCAGCGCGAGCCTTCGGACCCCGAAACTAGAAGGACGCACCGAGCCACGGGTGGCCCCGTGCGGACGTGTGTCGGGTGCCGGAAGCGAGAGTTGGCCGTCAAGCTGCTTCGAGTGGTTGCTGCGTCGGCGCGGAACGGCGAATACGCCGTAATCGTTGACGCGGCGAGTAACCTGCCGGGGCGGGGTGCGTGGCTGCATCCCGCGGCGCAGTGCGCACAACAGGCGGTTCGGCGGCGAGCTTTCACCAAAGCGTTGCGCATCGACCGTCCACCGGACACGTCCGCGGTGGTCGAGCACGTACAGGCGCTCGACTCCCCGGGAAGAGAACAGGTAGCGAAGAACATGAGCACACCGTGAAGTCCCGATGACCATGCGTCATAGCTAAACCCGAGGCGCGGCCCGCTGCTGTCGCCTCATAGACAGGAGATGTAGTGGCAGGTAAGGCCCGCGTGCACGAGTTGGCTAAGGAACTCGGTGTCACCAGCAAGGAAGTTCTCGCCCGGCTGAACGAACAGGGCGAATTCGTCAAATCCGCATCGTCGACCGTCGAGGCGCCCGTCGCCCGTCGGCTGCGGGAATCCTTCGGCGGCGGTAAGCCGGCCGGCGGCGACAGGGGCGCCGCCAGGGTCGCCGACAAGTCGCTCGACCGGGCCCTGGACAAGGCGATTCCGAAGGCCGCCGGCAACGGCGAAGCGGCGTCCGCCGCGCCCGCGCCCGCGAA from Mycobacterium shigaense includes these protein-coding regions:
- a CDS encoding proline--tRNA ligase, producing MITRMSELFLRTLRDDPADAEVASHKLLVRAGYVRPVGPGLYSWLPLGLRVLRNIERVVREEMNAIGGQEILFPALLPRGPYETTSRWAEYGDGVFRVRDRRDNDYLLAPTHEEVFTLTVKGEYNSYKDFPLTLYQIQGKYRDEARPRAGILRAREFVMKDSYSFDVDAGGLKAAYHAHREAYQRIFDRLELRYVIVSAVSGAMGGSASEEFLAESPVGEDTFVRCLESGYAANVEAVLTARPEALPIEGQPEAVVHDTGDTPTIASLVAWANDADLGRTVTAADTLKNVLVKVREPGGDWELLAIGVPGDREVDDKRLGAALEPAEYELLGDADFARYPFLVKGYIGPKALRDNQVRYLVDPRVVDGTSWITGADAPGRHVVGLVAGRDFTADGTIEAAEVREGDPSPDGAGPLVMARGIEIGHIFQLGRKYTDAFAVDVLGEDGKPVRLTMGSYGIGVSRLVAVVAEQQHDELGLRWPAEIAPYDVHMVIANKDAEARAGAAELAADLDRLGLAVLLDDRQASPGVKFKDAELLGMPWVVVVGRGWADGVVELRDRFGGQTRELPTGDTLATDIAAALAR
- a CDS encoding ferritin-like domain-containing protein: MTSAEPTPGASPKRAPVPKDADSAALCEALAVEHSTIYGYGIVSALSPPGVNNLVVDALNQHRQRRDDVIAMLAARKVTAPIAAAGYQLPMLVASGADAARLAVRMENDGATAWRAVIEHAETAGDRAFASTALTQSAVMAARWNRVLGAWPITTTFPGGNE
- the rimP gene encoding ribosome maturation factor RimP is translated as MTTGLPSAMQVIELLSGEFARAGYEIEDVVIDTRARPPRIMVVADGDTALDLDTIATLSRSAATLLDDLNDIDDRYVLEVSSPGIDRPLTTEKHFRRARGRKVELTLSDGSALTGRIGRTHPGAVSLVVRAGSKLAVRAIPFDDITKAVVQVEFSPPAQAELELATRDRADRTEAGT
- the nusA gene encoding transcription termination factor NusA, which gives rise to MNIDMAALHAIEVDRGISVNELLETIKSALLTAYRHTQGHQTDAHIEIDRKTGVVRVMAREVDEDGNVISEWDDTPEGFGRIAATTARQVMLQRFRDAENERTYGEFSTREGEIVAGVIQRDSRANARGLVVVRMGTETKASEGVIPAAEQVPGESYEHGNRVRCYVVGVTRGSREPVITLSRTHPNLVRKLFSLEVPEIADGSVEIVAVAREAGHRSKIAVRSNVPGLNAKGACIGPMGQRVRNVMSELSGEKIDIIDYDEDPARFVANALSPAKVVSVSVIDQTARAARVVVPDFQLSLAIGKEGQNARLAARLTGWRIDIRGDSPEHPENQSEHGAGHQVAHDH
- a CDS encoding YlxR family protein, which produces MVAASARNGEYAVIVDAASNLPGRGAWLHPAAQCAQQAVRRRAFTKALRIDRPPDTSAVVEHVQALDSPGREQVAKNMSTP